In Amyelois transitella isolate CPQ chromosome 3, ilAmyTran1.1, whole genome shotgun sequence, a single genomic region encodes these proteins:
- the LOC106133462 gene encoding protein brown isoform X3: protein MDLIQEDTETESNVVIRINKLKVWTKEEKSWWRRRPNRPKNLILDNVSGCIRENEFAAVIGPSGAGKTTFLVSLAGKVTLPSDGTVTVRGRDVKEMAGVVEIVPQFDVFIDKLTAMEHLVFMTEMKIGDSNEPAIRTKLEGLLKELNLSNLKDTPIVSLSGGERKLLSLATSLLSDPQILICDEPTTGLDSYNALAVVEILKKLASSGRIVVCSVHQPSSDLFNEFTSILLMTEGKLLFHGSHEKCRQLFESVNLHCPKNYNPAEFYIRAVSDLNSHNSVERLMDSYKEEHIGNTTDIQCTPTKMRRRNWFKQVSLLLWRSSLTMKRNLRSHVFQLLFGIMMSSLVLGTCYVGISGTTQRGIQDIRGLLWLMTSEVSFTISYGALYVFESDLTLYRREIGLYSCTAYYVTTFFGFIPRCVVWPIMLVFIATLAVELPDHVLTAVEFTTALMLTAVGSTAYGLGMGALFSSTGLMSEVMPCADLPLFLMSGAFLRLSSLPSWLYPIKYISHFYYGMDAVSNIYWQKIGKIGRSSCADGNWILGPLRSSRHNRLDLSDNYVESAGLLRVETAGEERIRILICKNIY from the exons ATGGATTTAATACag GAAGATACAGAAACAGAAAGCAATGTTGTGATCAgaataaacaaacttaaagTGTGGACTAAAGAAGAAAAGTCTTGGTGGCGGCGGAGGCCTAACAGACCAAAGAATTTGATACTTGATAATG tttcaGGTTGTATCCGTGAAAATGAATTCGCAGCTGTCATCGGCCCAAG TGGGGCAGGAAAAACTACATTTCTCGTGTCTTTGGCTGGTAAAGTCACGTTACCTTCGGACGGTACGGTGACGGTCCGAGGCCGGGACGTGAAGGAAATGGCAGGAGTAGTGGAGATTGTACCCCAGTTCGATGTCTTCATAGATAAGCTGACGGCGATGGAACATTTGGTTTTCATG ACAGAAATGAAAATAGGAGATTCTAATGAACCTGCTATACGAACAAAACTGGAAGGCTTGCTCAAAGAATTGAATCTATCTAACCTTAAAGACACGCCTATTGTATCTTTGTCCGGAGGAGAAAGGAAGTTACTCTCACTTGCTACATCG CTTCTGTCAGATCCACAAATATTGATTTGCGACGAACCCACCACTGGGCTGGACAGTTACAATGCCTTAGCCGTCGTtgagatattaaaaaagttggCATCATCAGGGCGAATCGTGGTCTGCTCTGTGCATCAACCTTCATCGGATTTGTTCAATGAGTTCACATCGATTTTGCTCATGACTGAAGGCAAGCTGCTGTTTCATGGGTCTCATGAAAAATGTAGGCAGCTGTTTGAGAG TGTCAACCTCCATTGTCCAAAAAATTACAACCCAGCTGAGTTCTACATTAGAGCGGTATCTGATTTAAATTCTCATAATAGCGTAGAGAGGCTCATGGATTCTTACAAAGAAGAACACATTGGAAATACGACGGATATACAATGTACACCGACTAAGAT GCGTAGAAGAAATTGGTTCAAACAAGTTTCCCTGCTTCTATGGCGTTCGTCTTTAACCATGAAACGAAATCTGAGAAGTCATGTGTTCCAATTACTTTTTGGAATA atgATGTCCTCATTAGTCCTCGGCACTTGCTACGTGGGTATATCGGGGACAACCCAGCGTGGGATCCAGGACATCCGTGGGTTACTCTGGCTGATGACCAGCGAGGTTTCTTTCACCATTTCTTATGGAGCCCTATACGTGTTCGAGTCTGATCTGACCTTGTATAGGAGAGAAATCGGCTTGTACAGTTGTACAGCTTATTATGTTACTACGTTTTTTGGATTT ATACCTCGTTGCGTGGTGTGGCCTATCATGTTGGTGTTCATAGCAACTTTAGCCGTGGAGTTACCTGATCATGTTCTCACTGCAGTGGAGTTCACTACGGCGCTCATGCTCACTGCTGTGGGTTCAACTGCTTATG gtCTTGGTATGGGAGCCCTCTTCTCCTCCACTGGTCTGATGAGTGAAGTCATGCCTTGTGCCGATTTACCCCTGTTCCTTATGTCTGGAGCCTTCTTACGGCTATCATCGCTCCCTAGCTGGCTGTACCCGATCAAATATATCTCTCACTTCTACTACGGAATGGACGCCGTTAGTAACATATATTGGCAGAAGATTGGAAAGATtg GACGGAGCAGCTGTGCTGATGGAAACTGGATACTCGGACCACTTCGTTCTTCAAGACACAATCGGCTTGACCTCAGTGATAACTATGTGGAGTCTGCTGGCTTACTTCGGGTTGAAACGGCAGGAGAAGAAAGGATACGCATAttgatatgtaaaaatatttattaa
- the LOC106133497 gene encoding ras-related protein Rab-32 isoform X2, which yields MKMSPKPKHNTSSNSSPSAERREHLYKILVIGELGTGKTSIIKRYVHQFFSQHYRATIGVDFALKVLNWDANTIIRLQLWDIAGQERFGNMTRVYYKEAVGAFIVFDVSRVATFDAVVKWKNDLDAKVQLPDGSPIPCILLANKCDQQKEGIVNSPAKMDEYCREKGFAGWFETSAKENINIEEAARSLVNKILLNDKLLQSNDSKDSERFALDHKIANGENSRAGGSKACSC from the exons ATGAAGATGTCGCCTAAGCCGAAACATAATACAAGC TCTAATTCCTCCCCGAGCGCTGAGCGACGGGAGCATTTATACAAGATCCTGGTCATCGGGGAGTTGGGGACGGGGAAGACGTCCATCATCAAGAGATACGTGCACCAGTTCTTCAGTCAGCATTACAGGGCCACTATAGGCGTGGATTTCGCTCTGAAAGTACTGAATTGGGACGCGAACACTATCATACGCTTGCAGTTATGGGATATCGCAG GTCAGGAGCGTTTCGGCAACATGACCAGGGTGTACTACAAGGAGGCGGTGGGCGCGTTCATAGTGTTCGACGTGTCTCGCGTGGCCACATTCGACGCGGTGGTCAAGTGGAAGAATGACCTGGACGCGAAGGTCCAATTGCCGGACGGGTCGCCAATACCGTGCATACTGTTGGCTAATAAG TGTGACCAACAAAAGGAGGGCATAGTGAACTCTCCCGCCAAAATGGACGAGTACTGCCGGGAGAAGGGCTTCGCTGGATGGTTCGAGACCTCCGCCAAGGAGAACATCAATATAGAGGAGGCGGCTAGATCGTTAGTCAATAAG attctGCTAAATGACAAACTCCTACAAAGTAACGACAGCAAAGATTCCGAGCGGTTCGCGCTTGACCACAAAATCGCTAACGGCGAGAACAGCCGCGCCGGAGGCAGCAAGGCGTGCTCGTGCTGA
- the LOC106133497 gene encoding ras-related protein Rab-32 isoform X3, translating into MAARNGRWLTQSNSSPSAERREHLYKILVIGELGTGKTSIIKRYVHQFFSQHYRATIGVDFALKVLNWDANTIIRLQLWDIAGQERFGNMTRVYYKEAVGAFIVFDVSRVATFDAVVKWKNDLDAKVQLPDGSPIPCILLANKCDQQKEGIVNSPAKMDEYCREKGFAGWFETSAKENINIEEAARSLVNKILLNDKLLQSNDSKDSERFALDHKIANGENSRAGGSKACSC; encoded by the exons ATGGCGGCAAGAAATGGCAGATGGCTCACTCAg TCTAATTCCTCCCCGAGCGCTGAGCGACGGGAGCATTTATACAAGATCCTGGTCATCGGGGAGTTGGGGACGGGGAAGACGTCCATCATCAAGAGATACGTGCACCAGTTCTTCAGTCAGCATTACAGGGCCACTATAGGCGTGGATTTCGCTCTGAAAGTACTGAATTGGGACGCGAACACTATCATACGCTTGCAGTTATGGGATATCGCAG GTCAGGAGCGTTTCGGCAACATGACCAGGGTGTACTACAAGGAGGCGGTGGGCGCGTTCATAGTGTTCGACGTGTCTCGCGTGGCCACATTCGACGCGGTGGTCAAGTGGAAGAATGACCTGGACGCGAAGGTCCAATTGCCGGACGGGTCGCCAATACCGTGCATACTGTTGGCTAATAAG TGTGACCAACAAAAGGAGGGCATAGTGAACTCTCCCGCCAAAATGGACGAGTACTGCCGGGAGAAGGGCTTCGCTGGATGGTTCGAGACCTCCGCCAAGGAGAACATCAATATAGAGGAGGCGGCTAGATCGTTAGTCAATAAG attctGCTAAATGACAAACTCCTACAAAGTAACGACAGCAAAGATTCCGAGCGGTTCGCGCTTGACCACAAAATCGCTAACGGCGAGAACAGCCGCGCCGGAGGCAGCAAGGCGTGCTCGTGCTGA
- the LOC106133462 gene encoding protein brown isoform X2, with protein MYEDTETESNVVIRINKLKVWTKEEKSWWRRRPNRPKNLILDNVSGCIRENEFAAVIGPSGAGKTTFLVSLAGKVTLPSDGTVTVRGRDVKEMAGVVEIVPQFDVFIDKLTAMEHLVFMTEMKIGDSNEPAIRTKLEGLLKELNLSNLKDTPIVSLSGGERKLLSLATSLLSDPQILICDEPTTGLDSYNALAVVEILKKLASSGRIVVCSVHQPSSDLFNEFTSILLMTEGKLLFHGSHEKCRQLFESVNLHCPKNYNPAEFYIRAVSDLNSHNSVERLMDSYKEEHIGNTTDIQCTPTKMRRRNWFKQVSLLLWRSSLTMKRNLRSHVFQLLFGIMMSSLVLGTCYVGISGTTQRGIQDIRGLLWLMTSEVSFTISYGALYVFESDLTLYRREIGLYSCTAYYVTTFFGFIPRCVVWPIMLVFIATLAVELPDHVLTAVEFTTALMLTAVGSTAYGLGMGALFSSTGLMSEVMPCADLPLFLMSGAFLRLSSLPSWLYPIKYISHFYYGMDAVSNIYWQKIGKIDCPSNSTTPCVEDGAAVLMETGYSDHFVLQDTIGLTSVITMWSLLAYFGLKRQEKKGYAY; from the exons atgtat GAAGATACAGAAACAGAAAGCAATGTTGTGATCAgaataaacaaacttaaagTGTGGACTAAAGAAGAAAAGTCTTGGTGGCGGCGGAGGCCTAACAGACCAAAGAATTTGATACTTGATAATG tttcaGGTTGTATCCGTGAAAATGAATTCGCAGCTGTCATCGGCCCAAG TGGGGCAGGAAAAACTACATTTCTCGTGTCTTTGGCTGGTAAAGTCACGTTACCTTCGGACGGTACGGTGACGGTCCGAGGCCGGGACGTGAAGGAAATGGCAGGAGTAGTGGAGATTGTACCCCAGTTCGATGTCTTCATAGATAAGCTGACGGCGATGGAACATTTGGTTTTCATG ACAGAAATGAAAATAGGAGATTCTAATGAACCTGCTATACGAACAAAACTGGAAGGCTTGCTCAAAGAATTGAATCTATCTAACCTTAAAGACACGCCTATTGTATCTTTGTCCGGAGGAGAAAGGAAGTTACTCTCACTTGCTACATCG CTTCTGTCAGATCCACAAATATTGATTTGCGACGAACCCACCACTGGGCTGGACAGTTACAATGCCTTAGCCGTCGTtgagatattaaaaaagttggCATCATCAGGGCGAATCGTGGTCTGCTCTGTGCATCAACCTTCATCGGATTTGTTCAATGAGTTCACATCGATTTTGCTCATGACTGAAGGCAAGCTGCTGTTTCATGGGTCTCATGAAAAATGTAGGCAGCTGTTTGAGAG TGTCAACCTCCATTGTCCAAAAAATTACAACCCAGCTGAGTTCTACATTAGAGCGGTATCTGATTTAAATTCTCATAATAGCGTAGAGAGGCTCATGGATTCTTACAAAGAAGAACACATTGGAAATACGACGGATATACAATGTACACCGACTAAGAT GCGTAGAAGAAATTGGTTCAAACAAGTTTCCCTGCTTCTATGGCGTTCGTCTTTAACCATGAAACGAAATCTGAGAAGTCATGTGTTCCAATTACTTTTTGGAATA atgATGTCCTCATTAGTCCTCGGCACTTGCTACGTGGGTATATCGGGGACAACCCAGCGTGGGATCCAGGACATCCGTGGGTTACTCTGGCTGATGACCAGCGAGGTTTCTTTCACCATTTCTTATGGAGCCCTATACGTGTTCGAGTCTGATCTGACCTTGTATAGGAGAGAAATCGGCTTGTACAGTTGTACAGCTTATTATGTTACTACGTTTTTTGGATTT ATACCTCGTTGCGTGGTGTGGCCTATCATGTTGGTGTTCATAGCAACTTTAGCCGTGGAGTTACCTGATCATGTTCTCACTGCAGTGGAGTTCACTACGGCGCTCATGCTCACTGCTGTGGGTTCAACTGCTTATG gtCTTGGTATGGGAGCCCTCTTCTCCTCCACTGGTCTGATGAGTGAAGTCATGCCTTGTGCCGATTTACCCCTGTTCCTTATGTCTGGAGCCTTCTTACGGCTATCATCGCTCCCTAGCTGGCTGTACCCGATCAAATATATCTCTCACTTCTACTACGGAATGGACGCCGTTAGTAACATATATTGGCAGAAGATTGGAAAGATtg ATTGCCCCTCGAATTCAACCACCCCCTGCGTGGAGGACGGAGCAGCTGTGCTGATGGAAACTGGATACTCGGACCACTTCGTTCTTCAAGACACAATCGGCTTGACCTCAGTGATAACTATGTGGAGTCTGCTGGCTTACTTCGGGTTGAAACGGCAGGAGAAGAAAGGATACGCATAttga
- the LOC106133462 gene encoding protein brown isoform X1, whose amino-acid sequence MDLIQEDTETESNVVIRINKLKVWTKEEKSWWRRRPNRPKNLILDNVSGCIRENEFAAVIGPSGAGKTTFLVSLAGKVTLPSDGTVTVRGRDVKEMAGVVEIVPQFDVFIDKLTAMEHLVFMTEMKIGDSNEPAIRTKLEGLLKELNLSNLKDTPIVSLSGGERKLLSLATSLLSDPQILICDEPTTGLDSYNALAVVEILKKLASSGRIVVCSVHQPSSDLFNEFTSILLMTEGKLLFHGSHEKCRQLFESVNLHCPKNYNPAEFYIRAVSDLNSHNSVERLMDSYKEEHIGNTTDIQCTPTKMRRRNWFKQVSLLLWRSSLTMKRNLRSHVFQLLFGIMMSSLVLGTCYVGISGTTQRGIQDIRGLLWLMTSEVSFTISYGALYVFESDLTLYRREIGLYSCTAYYVTTFFGFIPRCVVWPIMLVFIATLAVELPDHVLTAVEFTTALMLTAVGSTAYGLGMGALFSSTGLMSEVMPCADLPLFLMSGAFLRLSSLPSWLYPIKYISHFYYGMDAVSNIYWQKIGKIDCPSNSTTPCVEDGAAVLMETGYSDHFVLQDTIGLTSVITMWSLLAYFGLKRQEKKGYAY is encoded by the exons ATGGATTTAATACag GAAGATACAGAAACAGAAAGCAATGTTGTGATCAgaataaacaaacttaaagTGTGGACTAAAGAAGAAAAGTCTTGGTGGCGGCGGAGGCCTAACAGACCAAAGAATTTGATACTTGATAATG tttcaGGTTGTATCCGTGAAAATGAATTCGCAGCTGTCATCGGCCCAAG TGGGGCAGGAAAAACTACATTTCTCGTGTCTTTGGCTGGTAAAGTCACGTTACCTTCGGACGGTACGGTGACGGTCCGAGGCCGGGACGTGAAGGAAATGGCAGGAGTAGTGGAGATTGTACCCCAGTTCGATGTCTTCATAGATAAGCTGACGGCGATGGAACATTTGGTTTTCATG ACAGAAATGAAAATAGGAGATTCTAATGAACCTGCTATACGAACAAAACTGGAAGGCTTGCTCAAAGAATTGAATCTATCTAACCTTAAAGACACGCCTATTGTATCTTTGTCCGGAGGAGAAAGGAAGTTACTCTCACTTGCTACATCG CTTCTGTCAGATCCACAAATATTGATTTGCGACGAACCCACCACTGGGCTGGACAGTTACAATGCCTTAGCCGTCGTtgagatattaaaaaagttggCATCATCAGGGCGAATCGTGGTCTGCTCTGTGCATCAACCTTCATCGGATTTGTTCAATGAGTTCACATCGATTTTGCTCATGACTGAAGGCAAGCTGCTGTTTCATGGGTCTCATGAAAAATGTAGGCAGCTGTTTGAGAG TGTCAACCTCCATTGTCCAAAAAATTACAACCCAGCTGAGTTCTACATTAGAGCGGTATCTGATTTAAATTCTCATAATAGCGTAGAGAGGCTCATGGATTCTTACAAAGAAGAACACATTGGAAATACGACGGATATACAATGTACACCGACTAAGAT GCGTAGAAGAAATTGGTTCAAACAAGTTTCCCTGCTTCTATGGCGTTCGTCTTTAACCATGAAACGAAATCTGAGAAGTCATGTGTTCCAATTACTTTTTGGAATA atgATGTCCTCATTAGTCCTCGGCACTTGCTACGTGGGTATATCGGGGACAACCCAGCGTGGGATCCAGGACATCCGTGGGTTACTCTGGCTGATGACCAGCGAGGTTTCTTTCACCATTTCTTATGGAGCCCTATACGTGTTCGAGTCTGATCTGACCTTGTATAGGAGAGAAATCGGCTTGTACAGTTGTACAGCTTATTATGTTACTACGTTTTTTGGATTT ATACCTCGTTGCGTGGTGTGGCCTATCATGTTGGTGTTCATAGCAACTTTAGCCGTGGAGTTACCTGATCATGTTCTCACTGCAGTGGAGTTCACTACGGCGCTCATGCTCACTGCTGTGGGTTCAACTGCTTATG gtCTTGGTATGGGAGCCCTCTTCTCCTCCACTGGTCTGATGAGTGAAGTCATGCCTTGTGCCGATTTACCCCTGTTCCTTATGTCTGGAGCCTTCTTACGGCTATCATCGCTCCCTAGCTGGCTGTACCCGATCAAATATATCTCTCACTTCTACTACGGAATGGACGCCGTTAGTAACATATATTGGCAGAAGATTGGAAAGATtg ATTGCCCCTCGAATTCAACCACCCCCTGCGTGGAGGACGGAGCAGCTGTGCTGATGGAAACTGGATACTCGGACCACTTCGTTCTTCAAGACACAATCGGCTTGACCTCAGTGATAACTATGTGGAGTCTGCTGGCTTACTTCGGGTTGAAACGGCAGGAGAAGAAAGGATACGCATAttga
- the LOC106133497 gene encoding ras-related protein Rab-32 isoform X1 — MMYAEDALIAQINGGFNSNSSPSAERREHLYKILVIGELGTGKTSIIKRYVHQFFSQHYRATIGVDFALKVLNWDANTIIRLQLWDIAGQERFGNMTRVYYKEAVGAFIVFDVSRVATFDAVVKWKNDLDAKVQLPDGSPIPCILLANKCDQQKEGIVNSPAKMDEYCREKGFAGWFETSAKENINIEEAARSLVNKILLNDKLLQSNDSKDSERFALDHKIANGENSRAGGSKACSC, encoded by the exons ATGATGTACGCTGAAGACGCTTTGATTGCTCAAATAAATGGTGGATTCAAT TCTAATTCCTCCCCGAGCGCTGAGCGACGGGAGCATTTATACAAGATCCTGGTCATCGGGGAGTTGGGGACGGGGAAGACGTCCATCATCAAGAGATACGTGCACCAGTTCTTCAGTCAGCATTACAGGGCCACTATAGGCGTGGATTTCGCTCTGAAAGTACTGAATTGGGACGCGAACACTATCATACGCTTGCAGTTATGGGATATCGCAG GTCAGGAGCGTTTCGGCAACATGACCAGGGTGTACTACAAGGAGGCGGTGGGCGCGTTCATAGTGTTCGACGTGTCTCGCGTGGCCACATTCGACGCGGTGGTCAAGTGGAAGAATGACCTGGACGCGAAGGTCCAATTGCCGGACGGGTCGCCAATACCGTGCATACTGTTGGCTAATAAG TGTGACCAACAAAAGGAGGGCATAGTGAACTCTCCCGCCAAAATGGACGAGTACTGCCGGGAGAAGGGCTTCGCTGGATGGTTCGAGACCTCCGCCAAGGAGAACATCAATATAGAGGAGGCGGCTAGATCGTTAGTCAATAAG attctGCTAAATGACAAACTCCTACAAAGTAACGACAGCAAAGATTCCGAGCGGTTCGCGCTTGACCACAAAATCGCTAACGGCGAGAACAGCCGCGCCGGAGGCAGCAAGGCGTGCTCGTGCTGA
- the LOC106133462 gene encoding protein brown isoform X4 produces MDLIQEDTETESNVVIRINKLKVWTKEEKSWWRRRPNRPKNLILDNVSGCIRENEFAAVIGPSGAGKTTFLVSLAGKVTLPSDGTVTVRGRDVKEMAGVVEIVPQFDVFIDKLTAMEHLVFMTEMKIGDSNEPAIRTKLEGLLKELNLSNLKDTPIVSLSGGERKLLSLATSLLSDPQILICDEPTTGLDSYNALAVVEILKKLASSGRIVVCSVHQPSSDLFNEFTSILLMTEGKLLFHGSHEKCRQLFESVNLHCPKNYNPAEFYIRAVSDLNSHNSVERLMDSYKEEHIGNTTDIQCTPTKMRRRNWFKQVSLLLWRSSLTMKRNLRSHVFQLLFGIMMSSLVLGTCYVGISGTTQRGIQDIRGLLWLMTSEVSFTISYGALYVFESDLTLYRREIGLYSCTAYYVTTFFGFIPRCVVWPIMLVFIATLAVELPDHVLTAVEFTTALMLTAVGSTAYGLGMGALFSSTGLMSEVMPCADLPLFLMSGAFLRLSSLPSWLYPIKYISHFYYGMDAVSNIYWQKIGKIGRSSCADGNWILGPLRSSRHNRLDLSDNYVESAGLLRVETAGEERIRILI; encoded by the exons ATGGATTTAATACag GAAGATACAGAAACAGAAAGCAATGTTGTGATCAgaataaacaaacttaaagTGTGGACTAAAGAAGAAAAGTCTTGGTGGCGGCGGAGGCCTAACAGACCAAAGAATTTGATACTTGATAATG tttcaGGTTGTATCCGTGAAAATGAATTCGCAGCTGTCATCGGCCCAAG TGGGGCAGGAAAAACTACATTTCTCGTGTCTTTGGCTGGTAAAGTCACGTTACCTTCGGACGGTACGGTGACGGTCCGAGGCCGGGACGTGAAGGAAATGGCAGGAGTAGTGGAGATTGTACCCCAGTTCGATGTCTTCATAGATAAGCTGACGGCGATGGAACATTTGGTTTTCATG ACAGAAATGAAAATAGGAGATTCTAATGAACCTGCTATACGAACAAAACTGGAAGGCTTGCTCAAAGAATTGAATCTATCTAACCTTAAAGACACGCCTATTGTATCTTTGTCCGGAGGAGAAAGGAAGTTACTCTCACTTGCTACATCG CTTCTGTCAGATCCACAAATATTGATTTGCGACGAACCCACCACTGGGCTGGACAGTTACAATGCCTTAGCCGTCGTtgagatattaaaaaagttggCATCATCAGGGCGAATCGTGGTCTGCTCTGTGCATCAACCTTCATCGGATTTGTTCAATGAGTTCACATCGATTTTGCTCATGACTGAAGGCAAGCTGCTGTTTCATGGGTCTCATGAAAAATGTAGGCAGCTGTTTGAGAG TGTCAACCTCCATTGTCCAAAAAATTACAACCCAGCTGAGTTCTACATTAGAGCGGTATCTGATTTAAATTCTCATAATAGCGTAGAGAGGCTCATGGATTCTTACAAAGAAGAACACATTGGAAATACGACGGATATACAATGTACACCGACTAAGAT GCGTAGAAGAAATTGGTTCAAACAAGTTTCCCTGCTTCTATGGCGTTCGTCTTTAACCATGAAACGAAATCTGAGAAGTCATGTGTTCCAATTACTTTTTGGAATA atgATGTCCTCATTAGTCCTCGGCACTTGCTACGTGGGTATATCGGGGACAACCCAGCGTGGGATCCAGGACATCCGTGGGTTACTCTGGCTGATGACCAGCGAGGTTTCTTTCACCATTTCTTATGGAGCCCTATACGTGTTCGAGTCTGATCTGACCTTGTATAGGAGAGAAATCGGCTTGTACAGTTGTACAGCTTATTATGTTACTACGTTTTTTGGATTT ATACCTCGTTGCGTGGTGTGGCCTATCATGTTGGTGTTCATAGCAACTTTAGCCGTGGAGTTACCTGATCATGTTCTCACTGCAGTGGAGTTCACTACGGCGCTCATGCTCACTGCTGTGGGTTCAACTGCTTATG gtCTTGGTATGGGAGCCCTCTTCTCCTCCACTGGTCTGATGAGTGAAGTCATGCCTTGTGCCGATTTACCCCTGTTCCTTATGTCTGGAGCCTTCTTACGGCTATCATCGCTCCCTAGCTGGCTGTACCCGATCAAATATATCTCTCACTTCTACTACGGAATGGACGCCGTTAGTAACATATATTGGCAGAAGATTGGAAAGATtg GACGGAGCAGCTGTGCTGATGGAAACTGGATACTCGGACCACTTCGTTCTTCAAGACACAATCGGCTTGACCTCAGTGATAACTATGTGGAGTCTGCTGGCTTACTTCGGGTTGAAACGGCAGGAGAAGAAAGGATACGCATAttgatat GA